A single genomic interval of Lathyrus oleraceus cultivar Zhongwan6 chromosome 7, CAAS_Psat_ZW6_1.0, whole genome shotgun sequence harbors:
- the LOC127106782 gene encoding expansin-A20: MVLSQMGALHSTLLYLIFLHSFNTVAYKDQEWSKATATYAKDTEGSLIAEGACGYGDLHKASYGKHSVGLSTILFNRGTTCGACYEIRCVDHILWCVLGSPSVIVTATDFCPPNYGLSVDYGGWCNFPRQHFELSQPAFSEIAKTKADIIPVQYRRVKCERSGGMKFTMSGSSHFYQVLITNVGQEGEVFAVKVKGSRTGWIAMARNWGMNWHCNVNLQHQPLSFEVTSSTGKTLASYNVAPSNWQFGQTFQGKQF; this comes from the exons ATGGTGTTATCTCAGATGGGTGCTCTTCACTCCACACTTCTCTACTTGATTTTCTTACATTCATTCAACACTGTTGCTTACAAGGATCAAGAATGGAGCAAAGCCACTGCAACTTACGCCAAAGACACAGAGGGATCCCTCATTGCAG AAGGAGCTTGTGGTTACGGAGATCTTCACAAAGCTAGCTACGGAAAGCACAGTGTTGGATTAAGCACAATTTTGTTCAACAGAGGGACTACGTGTGGGGCTTGCTACGAGATCAGATGTGTTGACCATATCTTGTGGTGTGTGCTTGGAAGCCCTTCTGTAATTGTTACCGCCACTGATTTCTGTCCTCCTAATTACGGTCTCTCAGTTGATTATGGTGGCTGGTGTAACTTTCCAAGACAACATTTTGAGTTGTCACAACCTGCATTTTCTGAAATTGCCAAAACAAAAGCCGATATTATTCCGGTTCAGTATAGAAG AGTGAAGTGTGAAAGAAGTGGTGGGATGAAGTTTACAATGAGTGGAAGTTCTCATTTCTATCAAGTTCTAATTACTAATGTGGGGCAAGAAGGTGAAGTGTTTGCTGTGAAAGTGAAGGGATCTAGAACAGGATGGATAGCAATGGCAAGGAATTGGGGAATGAATTGGCACTGCAATGTCAACCTTCAACATCAGCCTTTGTCCTTTGAGGTAACCAGCAGCACTGGAAAAACACTCGCATCTTACAATGTAGCACCATCAAACTGGCAATTTGGACAGACATTTCAAGGAAAACAATTTTAA